A portion of the Streptococcus sp. Marseille-Q6470 genome contains these proteins:
- a CDS encoding YihY/virulence factor BrkB family protein → MKKLWKQLTDRPLLKAFLHYYQASDSELTSVAVAYYWLISIFPLLMIVVNILPYFQIPISNFLLTIKEFLPDTIYEVVAKIAREVLTQPSTGLLSFAILSALWTFSKSMNFLQKAFNKAYGIAKNRGIISHQLMSLLVSFGLQILFALALFLSMFGHMLLDLLKNYWKSESTLFSYLQDFTGPLIYAFLFAIVIMLYYFLPNVKVSKIRYVIPGSLFVLVTTIALLNIFAAYFNNYVNYLVDVRFFSSIVVVVMMFWFIIIAKILIIGAVINASVQSLKDPDFKANQ, encoded by the coding sequence ATGAAAAAGTTGTGGAAACAGCTGACTGATAGACCCTTATTAAAAGCTTTTTTGCACTACTATCAAGCCTCCGATAGTGAGTTAACTAGCGTTGCTGTTGCCTACTATTGGTTGATTTCAATCTTCCCTTTACTCATGATTGTAGTCAACATTTTACCCTACTTTCAAATTCCCATCTCCAACTTTCTATTAACCATCAAGGAATTTTTACCGGATACAATCTATGAAGTTGTTGCAAAGATTGCCAGAGAAGTTCTTACCCAACCATCGACAGGTTTACTAAGTTTTGCGATCTTATCAGCTCTTTGGACTTTCTCCAAATCCATGAATTTTCTCCAGAAGGCCTTTAATAAAGCCTATGGAATTGCAAAAAATAGAGGAATTATCTCACACCAACTGATGAGCCTCTTGGTTAGCTTTGGTCTTCAAATTCTCTTTGCACTTGCCTTATTCCTAAGTATGTTTGGCCATATGTTATTGGATTTGCTTAAAAACTACTGGAAATCTGAAAGCACTCTGTTTTCTTATCTACAAGATTTTACAGGTCCGCTGATTTATGCCTTTCTTTTTGCAATCGTAATCATGCTCTATTATTTCCTACCAAATGTTAAAGTAAGTAAGATTCGCTACGTCATACCTGGAAGTCTCTTTGTACTAGTTACCACTATTGCATTATTAAACATCTTTGCAGCTTATTTCAACAATTATGTCAATTATCTCGTTGACGTCAGATTTTTCAGTTCAATCGTCGTCGTTGTCATGATGTTCTGGTTCATTATCATTGCCAAGATATTAATTATCGGTGCAGTCATCAATGCTAGTGTTCAAAGTTTGAAGGATCCAGACTTTAAAGCAAATCAATAA